A single Nostoc sp. PCC 7107 DNA region contains:
- a CDS encoding non-ribosomal peptide synthetase — translation MKTIEEFLSDLCSLDIKLWVEENRLRCNAPKGALTPVIKAELAERKAEIIAFIGNNDMALNATNYLINPVQGRENLPISFAQQRLWFIDQLQPGSNVYNLPAAIQIQGLLNVKALEKALNEIVRRHEVFRTSFTVNQGQPVQIIHPNLQLNLPIINLQALPEVEQELEVKRLISQETSQGFKLDEAPLLRCTLLQLAKTEYVLLFTVHHIISDGWSMGVLIQEVAALYQAFAQNQASPLPELPIQYVDFAVWQRQWLQGEVRENLLNYWKQKLGGDIPILQLPTDYSRPPIQTFKGKRKAFSLSADLTEALKTLSRHEDVTLFMTLLAGFKTLLHRYSSQEDILVGSAIANRNSPQTEQLIGFFVNTLVLRTNFTGNPTFRELLRQVRETTLAAYAHQDLPFDLLVEELQPQRNLSHPPLFQVMFVLQNAPTSALKLSGLSLNFLENQTHTAMFDLTLDMQETEAGLVGALEYNTDLFHDTTINRIVEHLQTLLQGIVTNPDVRLSELPLLTELERHKLLVEWNNTQVEYPQNKCIHQLFEAQVERIPDAVAVVFEDEQLTYHELNNKANQLAHYLQTLGVKTETLVGIYVERSHHIIIAILAILKAGGAYIPLDPAYPAERLAFILQDAQMSVLLTQQHLIENLPLAQTQVVCLDTESDSINQQNTYNPISECITANLAYIIYTSGSTGKPKGVLVNHSNVMRLLAATEHWYKFNHNDVWTLFHSIAFDFSVWELWGALLYGGKLVIVPYWLSRSPEDFYQLLVTQQVTVLNQTPSAFSQLIQLEESWGTRKQLSLRLVIFGGEALQLESLRPWFERHGDRSPQLVNMYGITETSVHVTYRPLTKADLELGLGSVIGRPIPDLQIYLLDRYQQLVPMGVKGEMYVGGAGVARGYLNRPELTTEKFIDNPFSDRPNARLYKTGDLGRYLPNGDIEYLGRIDNQVKIRGFRIELGEIEAIISQYPGVRETVVLASSQRIVAYLVPQTEQTLAIEQLRHFLESKLPNYMIPGAFVLLQAFPLTANGKVDRQALPAPDTARPELTAAYQPPQTEVEQTITQIWQTVLQLEKVGIHDNFFELGGHSLLLVQVHSKLRETFSKDLAVLDLFRYPTINSLANYLTQVEPELITTNLPEIVSEKIADGKAQQRKRLQKLKSIQNI, via the coding sequence ATGAAAACTATTGAAGAGTTTTTATCTGATCTTTGCAGTCTAGATATTAAGCTGTGGGTTGAAGAAAATCGCCTGCGTTGTAATGCTCCTAAAGGTGCGCTGACACCAGTGATTAAAGCCGAACTGGCAGAACGTAAAGCCGAAATTATTGCTTTTATTGGTAATAATGATATGGCTTTAAATGCTACTAATTATCTGATTAATCCGGTTCAAGGGCGGGAGAATTTACCTATATCTTTTGCTCAACAAAGACTCTGGTTTATTGACCAATTGCAACCAGGTAGTAACGTTTACAATTTACCTGCGGCTATTCAGATTCAAGGCTTACTCAATGTAAAAGCATTAGAAAAGGCTCTCAACGAAATTGTCCGACGGCATGAAGTTTTTAGAACAAGTTTTACTGTCAATCAAGGACAACCAGTGCAAATTATTCACCCGAATTTGCAGTTAAATTTACCTATAATTAATTTACAAGCATTACCAGAAGTAGAGCAAGAATTAGAAGTTAAAAGACTTATTTCTCAAGAAACTTCCCAAGGATTTAAATTAGATGAAGCTCCGTTGTTACGATGTACTCTGTTGCAATTAGCAAAAACAGAATATGTACTGCTGTTTACTGTGCATCACATCATCTCTGATGGTTGGTCGATGGGGGTACTGATTCAGGAAGTTGCAGCCCTTTATCAAGCATTCGCTCAAAATCAAGCTTCTCCACTGCCAGAATTACCGATTCAATATGTAGATTTTGCTGTTTGGCAACGTCAATGGTTACAGGGAGAAGTGCGGGAAAATCTGCTGAATTATTGGAAACAAAAGCTTGGTGGCGATATTCCAATATTGCAATTACCCACAGATTATTCTCGTCCACCAATTCAGACATTTAAAGGTAAAAGAAAAGCATTTTCTTTATCTGCTGATTTAACTGAGGCATTAAAGACACTTAGCCGTCATGAAGATGTAACTCTTTTCATGACTTTGTTAGCAGGATTTAAAACATTATTGCATCGCTATAGTAGTCAAGAAGATATTTTAGTTGGTTCTGCGATCGCAAATCGGAATTCGCCGCAAACTGAACAACTCATTGGCTTTTTTGTCAATACTTTGGTGCTGCGGACTAACTTCACTGGTAATCCCACTTTTAGAGAATTATTGCGGCAGGTACGCGAGACAACTTTAGCAGCCTACGCTCATCAAGATTTACCTTTTGATTTGTTAGTTGAAGAATTACAGCCACAACGAAATTTGAGTCATCCGCCTCTATTTCAAGTCATGTTTGTGCTGCAAAATGCCCCCACTTCTGCCTTAAAACTATCAGGTTTAAGTTTGAATTTCTTGGAAAATCAAACACACACAGCAATGTTTGATTTAACACTGGATATGCAGGAGACAGAAGCGGGATTGGTAGGCGCTTTAGAATATAATACTGATTTATTTCATGACACTACCATTAATCGCATAGTTGAACATTTACAAACCTTGCTCCAAGGTATTGTAACTAATCCAGATGTAAGATTATCAGAATTACCATTATTAACAGAATTAGAGCGTCATAAACTTTTAGTAGAGTGGAATAATACTCAAGTTGAATATCCTCAAAATAAATGTATTCATCAGTTATTTGAAGCGCAAGTAGAACGCATACCGGATGCAGTAGCAGTAGTATTTGAAGATGAGCAACTAACTTACCACGAACTCAATAATAAAGCGAATCAACTAGCACATTACTTACAAACTTTAGGTGTAAAAACAGAAACGTTAGTAGGGATTTATGTAGAGCGATCACACCATATAATAATCGCTATCTTAGCCATCCTCAAAGCTGGTGGTGCATATATTCCCCTAGATCCTGCCTATCCAGCAGAACGTTTAGCTTTTATCTTGCAAGATGCTCAGATGTCTGTACTACTGACTCAGCAGCATTTGATTGAGAATTTGCCGTTAGCTCAAACTCAGGTTGTTTGTTTAGATACTGAATCTGACAGTATAAATCAGCAAAATACATACAACCCCATCAGTGAATGTATAACTGCTAATTTAGCTTATATCATCTATACCTCCGGCTCAACAGGCAAGCCCAAAGGAGTTTTAGTCAATCACAGCAATGTAATGCGGTTGTTGGCAGCAACAGAGCATTGGTATAAATTTAACCATAATGATGTCTGGACATTATTTCATTCCATCGCCTTTGATTTTTCCGTTTGGGAACTCTGGGGGGCTTTGCTGTATGGCGGGAAACTAGTCATAGTACCTTACTGGCTGAGTCGTTCCCCGGAAGACTTTTATCAATTGTTGGTCACACAGCAAGTAACAGTACTCAATCAAACCCCTTCCGCCTTTTCCCAACTAATTCAACTAGAAGAATCTTGGGGAACCAGGAAACAGCTAAGTCTGCGATTGGTAATTTTTGGCGGCGAAGCCCTGCAACTGGAAAGTTTAAGACCTTGGTTTGAGCGTCATGGCGATCGCTCGCCGCAGTTAGTCAATATGTATGGTATTACCGAAACAAGCGTCCATGTTACCTATCGTCCACTCACCAAGGCAGACTTAGAATTGGGATTAGGCAGTGTTATTGGTCGTCCCATCCCTGACTTGCAAATCTATTTATTAGATCGCTATCAGCAACTAGTACCGATGGGAGTCAAGGGTGAGATGTATGTTGGTGGTGCGGGTGTAGCACGCGGTTATTTAAATCGACCAGAATTAACAACCGAAAAATTTATTGACAATCCTTTTAGCGATCGCCCAAACGCACGCCTCTATAAAACTGGTGACTTGGGGCGTTATCTCCCCAATGGAGACATTGAGTATTTGGGAAGAATTGACAATCAAGTGAAAATTCGCGGCTTTCGCATTGAATTGGGAGAAATTGAAGCCATCATTAGCCAATATCCAGGGGTGCGGGAAACCGTGGTATTAGCGTCATCTCAACGCATAGTCGCCTATCTAGTCCCTCAAACCGAGCAAACACTAGCAATTGAGCAACTACGTCACTTCCTGGAATCAAAGTTACCCAACTATATGATCCCAGGGGCTTTTGTCTTGCTACAAGCATTCCCTCTGACAGCAAATGGTAAAGTTGATCGCCAAGCTTTACCTGCACCCGATACAGCCCGCCCCGAATTAACCGCAGCTTATCAACCACCTCAAACCGAAGTTGAACAAACTATTACCCAAATTTGGCAAACAGTCCTGCAACTGGAAAAAGTCGGCATTCATGATAACTTCTTTGAACTCGGTGGTCATTCATTACTTTTGGTACAGGTGCATAGCAAATTACGTGAAACATTTTCCAAAGATTTAGCTGTTCTCGACCTATTTAGATATCCCACAATTAACTCTTTAGCTAATTATTTAACCCAAGTTGAGCCTGAGCTAATAACTACTAATCTCCCGGAGATTGTGAGCGAAAAAATTGCCGATGGTAAAGCTCAACAAAGAAAGCGTCTACAAAAACTTAAATCTATCCAAAATATTTAA
- a CDS encoding type I polyketide synthase, whose amino-acid sequence MSVSTSLNGSEIAIIGLSGRFPGAKDIDEFWYNLQNGVESVSFFTDEELLSAGINSSLLNDPNYVKAQAILADAEYFDAEFFGFNPREATITDPQHRVFLECAWSALENAGYDSHNYQGAIGVYAGSGMNTYLLNIYLNQNIIGSVDPQQLVLAGNKDFLTTRVSYKLNLEGPSYAVQTACSTSLVAIHLACQSLLNGECDIALAGGVAINASRKDGYMYTEGGILSADGHCRAFDAHAQGSVGGEGVGIVVLKRLEDALSDRDTIHAIIKGSAINNDGAFKVSYTAPRIDTQAKVIRTAQIVAEVEPETITYIETHGTATALGDPIEIAALTQAFRTSTQTTGFCAIGSVKTNIGHLDTAAGVAGLIKTVLALKHKQIPPSLHYSAPNPEIDFANSPFYVNTKLAEWQTNNIPRRAGVSSFGLGGTNVHVILEEAPVWEQDREPGRKYQLLLLSAKTASALETATTNLADYLQAHPDLNLADAAYTLLFGRRTFDYRRAVVCRDIPDALKALQNSQSVAQKTQARPVAFMFSGLGTHYVDMALELYQTESTFRVCVDECCERLKHLLGLDLRDVLYPNRNSNHSNQQTQKKLDLRKMLGRGEPSTDVATQKLNQTVLTQPAMFVIEYALAQLWISWGICPTAMIGYSIGEYVAATLAEVLSLTDALTLVARRAQMIDELPAGAMLAVPLSESEIQPWLNEKISLSAINGASLCVIAGFPDEIAELEQKLSDRNLIGKRLQTSHAFHSVMMEAIAPTFANLVNTFSLNPPKIPYLSNVTGTWITTEQATDPTYWVQHLCQTVSFADGVQQLWQKDNPILLEVGPGQALISFASQCLTTDQRNQSLMLPSLRYSYEQQSDVACLLQTLGRLWQAGVAVDWSSFYTDAPRQRIPLPTYPFERQRYWVDAHPTANLLLRCAPGETSNTIDGLNQDTQTTPTTSATAYLRPNLDNDYVAPKTEVEQIIANIWQELLGIASVGIEDSFFELGGDSVLGIQVSARAAKAGFRLTPQQLFEHQTIAKLAEVVSTTQLVQAEQGLVTGSLPLTPIQHKFFERNISQPHHWNQSIFLEAPATIDPGVLKQAWQQLLLHHDALRLRFTPSESGWQAVNGGQEEISFTQIDLSALSTVAQELTIKTTTAELQASLDLSAGPIIRVALFNLGVNKSSRLLIVVHHLGTDPGSWRVLIEDLQTAYQQICQGNAVELPPKTTSYKQWALRLEEYARSANLQKAQNYWLSDRYKQVSPLPRDYANSINNMASEQIVSVTLNAQDTQALLQEVPATYRTNTQEVLLTAFAQASAQWTEEKLVLVDLEENGREVSTSGIDNVDISRTVGWITTTYPVLLDLETADNPGDALKVVKEQLRSISGQGIDYGVLRYLHPDRVVQEKMRSLPQAEVAFLYVGQLSKSLPPDSLFQLSADSPEAASSLQATRPHKLHLIVSVVAGELQLDWYYSQNVHQRQTIEKLANNFVTALQSLIFHCQSRTTVEYTPSDFTAANINQENLNNLLAQIGQSGHKLGTSP is encoded by the coding sequence ATGAGCGTTAGTACATCATTAAATGGGTCAGAAATAGCGATTATTGGCTTATCGGGGCGATTTCCGGGAGCCAAAGATATTGATGAATTTTGGTATAATCTCCAAAATGGTGTAGAGTCAGTTTCTTTTTTTACTGACGAAGAACTTTTATCAGCCGGCATAAATTCATCTTTATTAAATGACCCTAATTATGTAAAAGCTCAAGCGATATTAGCAGACGCAGAATATTTTGATGCCGAGTTTTTTGGCTTTAATCCCAGAGAAGCTACAATTACAGATCCCCAACACCGTGTTTTTTTAGAATGTGCTTGGTCGGCTTTAGAAAATGCCGGGTATGATTCCCACAATTATCAAGGTGCAATTGGTGTTTATGCAGGTTCTGGAATGAACACCTACTTACTCAATATTTATTTAAATCAAAATATTATTGGTTCTGTCGATCCGCAGCAACTCGTTCTCGCTGGGAATAAAGATTTTTTAACCACTCGTGTTTCTTACAAACTCAACTTAGAAGGGCCAAGTTACGCAGTCCAAACAGCTTGCTCAACTTCATTGGTAGCTATCCACTTGGCTTGTCAAAGCTTACTCAATGGTGAGTGTGATATCGCCTTAGCTGGTGGTGTGGCTATTAATGCCTCTCGCAAAGACGGATATATGTACACCGAAGGAGGAATATTATCTGCTGACGGACATTGCCGTGCTTTTGATGCCCATGCCCAGGGATCTGTGGGTGGTGAGGGTGTGGGGATTGTCGTATTGAAGCGATTAGAAGATGCGTTGAGCGATCGCGATACAATTCATGCCATCATCAAAGGTTCAGCAATTAATAATGATGGGGCGTTCAAAGTCAGCTACACAGCACCCCGCATCGATACCCAAGCAAAAGTTATTAGAACCGCCCAAATTGTCGCTGAAGTTGAACCAGAAACTATCACCTACATTGAAACTCACGGTACAGCCACAGCTTTAGGCGATCCCATTGAAATTGCTGCCCTCACCCAAGCTTTCCGCACCAGTACCCAAACCACAGGCTTCTGTGCCATTGGTTCCGTCAAAACCAACATTGGACATTTAGATACAGCCGCAGGTGTGGCGGGGTTAATCAAAACCGTCCTCGCCCTCAAGCACAAACAAATACCCCCAAGTTTACATTATTCTGCCCCTAATCCAGAAATTGACTTTGCCAATAGTCCTTTCTACGTCAACACCAAACTGGCAGAATGGCAAACCAATAATATTCCTCGACGTGCTGGAGTTAGTTCCTTTGGGTTAGGGGGAACTAATGTGCATGTCATTCTCGAAGAAGCACCAGTATGGGAACAGGACAGGGAGCCGGGGAGAAAGTATCAATTGTTGCTTCTGTCTGCCAAAACAGCATCCGCACTAGAAACGGCAACTACAAATCTAGCTGATTATCTGCAAGCACATCCTGATTTAAATCTGGCTGATGCCGCTTACACATTACTCTTTGGGCGCAGAACTTTCGACTATCGGCGTGCGGTGGTTTGTCGAGATATTCCCGATGCACTCAAGGCACTGCAAAATTCCCAGTCAGTCGCCCAGAAAACTCAGGCACGTCCAGTTGCTTTTATGTTTTCTGGGCTAGGAACTCACTATGTTGATATGGCTTTGGAACTTTACCAAACTGAATCAACATTCCGCGTCTGTGTAGACGAATGTTGTGAACGCCTCAAACATCTGCTGGGGTTGGATTTGCGAGATGTTTTATATCCCAACAGAAACAGTAATCATAGCAACCAGCAAACACAAAAAAAGCTAGATTTGCGAAAAATGCTCGGTCGAGGAGAGCCATCAACCGATGTCGCCACGCAAAAACTCAACCAGACTGTTTTGACGCAACCAGCTATGTTTGTGATTGAATATGCGTTAGCTCAGTTGTGGATATCCTGGGGAATTTGCCCGACAGCAATGATTGGTTACAGCATTGGTGAATATGTCGCCGCCACTCTAGCCGAAGTTTTGTCGCTGACAGATGCTTTAACCTTAGTAGCCAGAAGGGCGCAGATGATTGACGAGTTGCCAGCTGGGGCGATGCTGGCTGTGCCGCTTTCCGAGTCAGAAATACAGCCCTGGTTGAATGAGAAGATTTCCCTGTCGGCGATTAACGGCGCATCATTGTGTGTGATTGCAGGTTTCCCCGATGAGATCGCCGAATTAGAACAAAAATTGAGCGATCGCAATTTAATAGGTAAGCGGTTACAGACTTCCCATGCTTTTCATTCTGTGATGATGGAAGCGATCGCACCGACTTTTGCGAATTTAGTTAACACATTCAGTCTCAATCCCCCAAAAATTCCCTATTTATCTAATGTTACGGGAACTTGGATTACCACTGAACAAGCCACAGATCCCACCTATTGGGTACAGCACCTTTGTCAAACAGTGAGCTTTGCCGATGGAGTCCAACAATTATGGCAAAAAGACAATCCCATTTTGTTAGAAGTCGGCCCTGGTCAAGCATTAATTAGTTTCGCATCCCAATGTCTCACCACTGACCAGCGAAATCAATCCTTAATGCTTCCCAGTTTGCGTTATTCCTACGAGCAGCAGTCAGATGTCGCCTGTTTATTACAGACATTGGGTCGCCTGTGGCAAGCTGGGGTTGCGGTAGATTGGTCTAGTTTTTATACCGATGCACCACGCCAACGTATCCCCTTACCCACCTATCCTTTTGAACGTCAGCGTTACTGGGTTGATGCCCATCCGACAGCTAATTTACTTTTGCGTTGCGCCCCAGGGGAGACATCCAACACAATAGACGGATTGAATCAAGATACTCAAACTACACCAACAACCAGTGCCACCGCCTATCTCAGACCAAATTTAGATAATGATTATGTAGCGCCTAAAACAGAAGTAGAGCAAATCATTGCCAATATTTGGCAAGAACTTCTAGGTATTGCTTCAGTAGGTATCGAAGATAGCTTTTTTGAGTTGGGCGGCGACTCTGTACTGGGTATTCAAGTCAGTGCTAGAGCTGCTAAGGCTGGTTTTCGGTTAACGCCCCAGCAGTTGTTTGAACATCAGACCATTGCCAAATTAGCAGAGGTGGTTAGCACCACTCAACTAGTCCAAGCTGAACAAGGTTTAGTTACTGGTTCCCTACCTCTGACACCAATTCAGCATAAGTTCTTTGAACGGAACATTTCACAACCGCACCACTGGAACCAGTCGATTTTTTTAGAAGCCCCAGCAACTATCGATCCAGGTGTATTGAAACAAGCTTGGCAGCAATTACTATTACATCATGATGCTTTGCGTCTGCGGTTTACCCCTTCAGAATCTGGTTGGCAAGCAGTAAATGGAGGGCAGGAAGAAATATCATTTACCCAGATAGATTTATCAGCATTATCAACAGTTGCTCAAGAACTGACAATTAAGACAACTACTGCGGAACTACAAGCTAGTCTCGATCTGTCAGCCGGGCCGATTATTCGGGTGGCGCTGTTTAACTTGGGTGTAAATAAATCCAGTCGTTTGCTGATTGTTGTTCACCACTTAGGCACAGATCCCGGTTCTTGGCGAGTTTTGATCGAGGATTTGCAAACAGCTTATCAGCAAATCTGCCAAGGTAACGCAGTTGAACTACCACCAAAGACAACTTCTTACAAACAATGGGCTTTGCGCCTAGAAGAATATGCACGTTCAGCCAATTTACAAAAAGCCCAAAATTATTGGTTGAGCGATCGCTACAAGCAAGTTTCTCCACTGCCGAGAGATTATGCTAATAGCATCAATAATATGGCATCAGAGCAAATTGTATCAGTCACACTCAATGCCCAAGATACTCAAGCTCTGCTGCAAGAAGTTCCCGCAACTTATCGCACTAATACCCAAGAAGTTCTCCTCACTGCTTTTGCTCAGGCTTCTGCACAATGGACAGAGGAAAAATTAGTATTAGTTGACCTAGAAGAAAACGGGCGGGAAGTTAGTACTAGTGGGATAGATAATGTTGATATTTCCAGAACTGTAGGCTGGATTACTACTACCTATCCTGTACTTTTAGATTTAGAAACAGCTGACAATCCTGGTGATGCTTTGAAAGTTGTTAAGGAGCAACTGCGGAGCATTTCTGGTCAGGGTATTGATTATGGAGTGCTACGTTATCTCCATCCCGATCGAGTGGTGCAAGAGAAAATGCGATCGCTTCCCCAAGCAGAAGTAGCGTTTCTCTATGTCGGTCAGTTGAGTAAAAGTTTACCGCCAGATTCTTTATTTCAATTAAGTGCAGATTCCCCAGAAGCCGCCAGCAGTTTGCAAGCCACTCGTCCGCATAAATTACATCTGATTGTGTCAGTTGTTGCAGGTGAATTACAACTCGATTGGTACTACAGCCAGAATGTACATCAACGTCAAACAATCGAAAAATTAGCAAATAATTTTGTCACAGCACTTCAGTCTTTAATCTTTCATTGTCAGTCCCGAACCACGGTGGAATACACTCCTTCAGACTTTACCGCAGCCAACATCAATCAAGAAAATTTAAACAATTTACTAGCTCAAATTGGGCAATCGGGTCACAAGCTGGGGACTAGTCCCTAA